TTTTAATGTTGTTAATTTGATCTTAGTATTCTTGATCTGGATTTTCACAAAACCTACAATTTAGATTATTTTTTAATCCAAGTTCCGTCTGCATTAGCGAAAAGATTTCCAACTTTGTCACCAACAGTAACATCAAGTTTATACTCAGATTTTTCGTTTTTATATGCTTTTGTAATCACAGCTTCTGGATATGCTTTTTTCAAAGCTTCCGAAATTGCTGCTGGTAATTCTTCTAGTTTGATTTCAGTGTATTCGTCTTCAATAGAAATCGTTTTTACGATTGTATTGTTTACTTGTGTAGTTGAAGCGAATGAAGTTAAACTTCCTAAGACAATTGCGGCTGATAAAAATAAATTTTTCATAACGTATATATTTAAATTAATAGTTGTTTACGCTTTAGATAATGAAATTATTATGCCGTAATGAAAAAGAACTGTGCCAAACCTCGTAAAGACTTGTTTTTAAAGGCTTTTATGAGATATACCAAAAAAAGGTAAAAAGTAAAAAGGTGTGTAAAAGAGAAAAAAGGTGTGTAATAAGTAAACACTTAAAGTGTAACCTTATGAAATTTTCTAGTTGAAAGTTTCAGGTTTGAAGTTTCAAGTTGAATCAAAAGAACGTATTCAAAACTTATATAAAGAAAAAAGGCTGTCAAAAAAAATTGACAGCCTTCTATAATTATTCTGGATTATTCATTTTAAATGTATCCATAAATGCAGTTGTATAATCTCCTGCAATATATTTTGGATCATCCATTAATTGTCTGTGGAAAGGAATTGTAGTTTTCACACCTTCGATTACGAACTCATCCAAAGCTCTTCGCATTTTGCTAATCGCTTCTTCACGAGATTGTGCCGTTGTAATTAACTTAGCAATCATAGAGTCGTAGTTTGGCGGAATACTATATCCTGAGTAAACGTGAGTATCTAAACGTACTCCGTGTCCTCCTGGCATATGAAGCGTAGTAATTTTTCCTGGTGAAGGACGAAAATCGTTATAAGGATCTTCAGCGTTAATACGACATTCGATAGCGTGTAATTCTGGAAGGTAGTTTTTACCTGAAATCGGAATTCCAGCAGCCACCATAATCTGCTCACGAATCAAATCATAATCAATAACTTGTTCTGTGATTGGGTGCTCTACTTGAATACGAGTATTCATTTCCATGAAATAGAAGTTTCTGTGTTTGTCAACCAAAAACTCTACAGTTCCAGCTCCTTCATATTTAATGAATTCAGCAGCTTTTACAGCAGCTTCCCCCATTCTAGCACGAAGTTCGTCTGTCATAAACGGAGAAGGAGTTTCTTCCGTTAATTTTTGGTGACGACGTTGTACAGAACAATCTCTTTCAGAAAGGTGGCAAGCTTTACCATAAGCATCACCAACAACTTGAATTTCGATATGACGTGGCTCTTCAATAAGTTTCTCCATGTACATTCCGTCATTTCCAAATGCTGCAGCAGCTTCTTGGCGCGCGCTTTCCCAAGCTTTTAAAAGCTCTTCTTCTTTCCAGATGGCACGCATTCCTTTTCCACCACCACCAGCAGTAGCTTTCATCATTACTGGATAGCCAATTTCTTTAGCTGTTTTTTGCGCATGTTCGTAAGATTCTAATAATCCATCTGAACCTGGTACACAAGGAACTCCTGCCGCTTTCATTGTCGCTTTTGCAGAAGCTTTATCTCCCATACGGTCGATCATTTCAGGAGCTGCACCAATAAATTTGATTCCGTGCTCTTGACAAATTTTAGAGAATTTAGCATTCTCAGAAAGAAATCCATAACCTGGATGAATTGCATCTGCATTTGTAATTTCTGCAGCTGCAATAATATTTGACATTTTCAAATACGATAAGTTACTCGGAGGAGGGCCAATACAAACCGCTTCGTCAGCAAATTTAACGTGTAAACTTTCTGCGTCGGCTGTAGAGTAAACTGCAACAGTTTTGATTCCCATTTCCTTACATGTACGAATTACACGTAGTGCAATTTCTCCTCTATTCGCAATTAATATTTTTTTAAACATCTTATTTTAATTAGATAATTAGACAATTTGAGAATTAGATAATTTTAGATGTCTGCGATATTAATTCTGCCAGATCAATCTAAAATCTAAAATCTAAAATCTAAATTTATTTATGATGGATCTACTAAGAATAAAGGTTGATCAAATTCAACTGGAGACATATCGTCAACAAGAATTTTTACAATTTTACCAGAAACTTCAGATTCGATTTCGTTGAATAATTTCATTGCTTCAATTACGCAAAGAACATCACCTTTAGATACAGTACTTCCCACTTCTGTGAAAACTGGTTTGTCTGGAGATGGTTTTCTATAGAATGTTCCAATGATTGGAGATTTTATAGTGATATATTTAGAATCGTTAGCAGCTGGTGCTTCTGGAGTTACATTTACAACTGTTGGAGCTGTAACTTGTGGCACTTGTGCTTGAGGTAAAGCTGCCTGAGCAGGTAATTGCTGTACGTAAGTTGCCTCAGTTACATTTGTTTCTAAAGTTGTTCTGATTGTGATTTTTACATCATCCATTTCTAACTTCACTTCTGCAACGCCCGAATTTGCAACAAATTTGATTAGGTTTTGAATTTCTTTTAAATCCATAATGATTCGTTTTTAGTTTTAATTTAATTCTTATCGTAAGCCCATTTTAAATAGATAGATCCCCAAGTGAATCCACCACCAAAAGCGGCAAAAATAACATTATCTCCTTTTTTAAGCTTATGCTCAAAATCTGCTAATACTAATGGTAGAGTTCCAGAAGTAGTATTACCATATCTTTCGATGTTTACCAACACTTTAGAATCGTCCAATTCTAATCTGCCTGCAGTAGCATCAATAATACGTTTGTTCGCTTGATGCGGCACCAAGAAGTCAACATCTTGATTAGTCAAATTGTTTCTTTGTAAGATCAATTCGCTTGCATCAGCCATATTAGTAACAGCATATTTGAAAACAGTTTTCCCGTCTTGCATAATATTGTGCTGTCTGTTTTTTACAGTTTCTTCGCTAGGCGGAATCAAAGAACCTCCCGCAGGGATTTTAAGAAAATCGCGTCCTACACCATCACTTCTTAAATATTCGTCCTGTAAGCCTAAGCCTTCATAATTTGGTTCAAAAAGAACAGCACCTGCTCCATCTCCAAAAATAATACAAGTCGCTCTATCTGTATAATCTACAATTGACGACATTTTATCAGCACCAATTAGCAGCACTTTTTTGTAACGTCCAGATTGTACATAAGCTGCCGCAGTTGACATTCCGTATAAGAAACTTGAACAAGCTGCTTGTAAATCGTAGGCAAATGCATTTGTAGCGCCAATTTCTGTAGCAACAAATACTCCTGTAGAAGCCACCATCATATCTGGTGTTGCCGTTGCCATGATAACCATATCAATCTCTAAAGGATCAATATTTGCTTTTGCAATTAAATCTTGTGCTGCTTTTATAGCAAGGTAAGATGTTCCTTTATCAGCATCTTTTAGAATTCTTCTTTCTTTAATTCCTGTTCGAGTAGTAATCCACTCGTCATTGGTATCAACCATTGTTTCTAACACTTTGTTGGTAAGAACAAAGTCAGGAACATAAGCTCCAACAGCGGTAATTGCGGCTGTGATTGTATTCATTATATTCTATTATTTCCTCTCAAATTATGATTAATTTGAAAAATTTTTAAAAGACTCGAAAATTACAAAAAAAAACGTAACGAATTTGTCTATATTTTCCTAAAAAACGAAAATTATAACCAACAAAAAAAACTCTCACTATGTGAGAGTTCCAGTATAATTTACAAAAACGTATTAAGCAACCGCTTCAGATTTATCGATAACAACTTGCCCTCTGTAGTACATTTTACCTTCATGCCAGTAAGCTCTGTGGTATAAATGTGCTTCTCCAGTAATTGGACATGTAGCGATTTGAGCTACAGTAGCTTTATAATGTGTTCTTCTCTTATCTCTTCTTGTTTTCGAGGTCTTTCTCTTAGGATGTGCCATTTTACTATATTATTTATCCGTTAATAGTTTCTTTAATTTTTCCCAACGCGGGTCAATATCTTCTTCTTTGTTACTCTCTTCCTTTTGTTCTTTTACACTCAATTCATTCAATTTAGTTAAAGCTTCCGTTTGCAGACTTCCATCTTTAACTCCTGGATGAATTCTTTTTTGAGGTACAGAAAGCGCGATCATTTCATAAATATACTGCGCAATATCTATCTCATGTTCACCATGTGGTAAAATCAACAATTCTTCATTATCATTATTGAACTCATCTCCAAAGCGAACAATTAACTTCATTTTTCCCTTTATAGGTAAATCAAAATCTTCGCCTGTTAGATCACAAGGCACATTTACTGTTCCTTTATGTTTGAATTCTAACTCTAACATAGTACTCTTCTTTTCGAAAAGCAACTTGACTTTAATATCTGAACTTTGAAACTCTTCATAATCAAAATTCTTAAAAAAATCATTATTTATCTGATACTCAAAATGGTGTTTTCCTAGTTTTAATCCTACGAAAGGAATTAAAAATTCTTTTGTTTTGCTCATTTCAACATCAATTTGAACAATTCAGTTCTAAAACTAGATATCTGAATTGGGGTGCAAAGATATAAAATTATTATAAATCTAATAATCTTATTCACCTTTTTTTGTTTATAACTGTTTTTCTTTTATTTTAAGAGGTTTTTGGCTAATCTCCTCATACTGATTACGCGAGCGAAAAATATCGATCGCAAGATAGACTGCTTCTTTAAACGAATTGTAATCTGCCATATCTTTTCCAGCAATATCGTAAGCTGTTCCATGATCTGGAGATGTTCTTACTTTATCTAAACCTGCTGTATAATTGACTCCTTTTCCAAAAGACAAGGTTTTAAACGGAATTAATCCTTGATCGTGATACATGGCTACGATAGCATCATATTTCTCGTACTGACCACTTCCAAAAAAACCATCCGCCGGAAATGGCCCAAAAACCATTGTTCCTGAATCGAATATTTTCTTTAATGTTGGTTTTAAAACCAAATCATCTTCTTTTCCAATCACACCACCATCTCCAGCATGCGGATTCAATCCTAAAACTGCTATTTTCGGTTTAACAATACTAAAATCCTGAATCAAAGATTTTCTGATCGTTTCTATTTTTTTAGTAATTAATTCTTCTGTTAAATGAGAAGCCACTTCATTTAAAGGCACATGATCTGTTATCAATCCTACCCTTAAATTATCCTGCACCATCATCATCAGTGCATTTCCTTCTAATTGCTGATCCAGATAATCAGTATGTCCTGGAAATTTAAAATCTTCCGATTGTATATTGTATTTATTTATTGGCGCTGTGACCAACACATCAATTTCACCTTCTTTCAATGCTTTCGTTGCGGCAACGAATGATTTGATCGCATATTCTCCAATCTTTGGATCATTGGTTCCTAAATTAATATCTACTCCTTCTCTCCAAAGATTTAAGACATTTACTTTTCCAGGAATAACCTGCTCCAGCTTATCAACTCCATGAAATTGAACTGTAGAAGCAAAACTTTTTCTAACAAAAGAAAGAATTTTAGCATTTGCAAAAATAACCGGCGTGCATAATTCTAACATACGAGAATCTTCGAATGTTTTCAATATAACTTCGCTTCCAATACCGTTTAAATCTCCTACTGAAATTCCAACAATTATATTTTCTGCTTTTTTATTCATGAGCTCAGTGTATTTATTACTAATTTTGATGTGCAAATTTAGTAAAATAAAACCACAATGTTCACAGGAATTATAGAAACACTCGGCAGGATCCACGAAATTCAGAAAGATCAAAACAATCTTCATATAACAGTTGACTCTTCGATAACACACGAATTAAAAATAGATCAAAGCGTTTCGCATAACGGAATCTGTCTTACAGTAGTAGCCATTAAAGATTCTCTTTATACTGTAACGGCTATTGACGAAACGATCTTAAAAACTAATATTGGCGATTGGAAGGTTGACGATATCGTTAATTTAGAAAGAGGAATGAAGCTGGGCGATCGTCTGGACGGACATATTGTACAAGGTCACGTAGACCAAACCGGAACCTGCATTAAAATCGAAGAAGCAAACGGAAGCTGGAATTATACTTTTGAATACAACAAAGACCTAAACAACATTACTATCGAAAAAGGTTCAATTACTGTAAACGGAGTAAGTTTAACCGTTGTTAATTCTAAAACAAATGAATTTAGTGTTTCCATTATCCCTTATACTTTTGAACACACTAACTTTAAAGATTTCAAAGTTGGAACAAAAATCAACCTTGAATTTGATGTAGTTGGGAAATACATTTCAAGACTGTATTCAATCAACAAATAAGATATTTTTTCTCCACAAAAAAAGCTTCAAATTAATTTGAAGCTTTTTTTGTTTGGTTTCTATAAATTACGGTAGCTCCTAAAGCTAAACCGCCAATTAACAACATCATTATATTCTGATCGATTGGCAAACGCTCACCTCCGCCTCCTATTCCGTCGTCATCTAGATCATCAGTAGCATTTTCAGAACCTGCATTACGAGCCGACGCACCTGGAGGTGGCGGATTATTGTAAGCAGATACAATCGAAATGTTTAATAGTATTAATGCAAATGCTAAAAATGGGGCTTTTAGATTTTTCATAAATTCAAACTGTTACTTGGAGCAGGCTTATAATTATTTTACAAACTTATTTAAATAGAAATTTCGTACAAATTGCATTTTACCTGCAAAATCTTCGACAAAAGTAGAAGTTTTTTAAACAAAAGCAACTTTTAAAACAAAAAACATCCAACAAATTTTAACATTTTCTCTCTTAACCATCTCAATCCCTTTCAGAAAACGTTGTAGACCATAAAAACCTCATTTTCACGACTCTCTACAAATTTTATTTCGTTATAAGAAATTCCTGATTTAAAAAAAAAAACTCTCTTTGTATCTAAAATGAAATCTCTTTTTTTAAATTACGAAATAAATTGTTTTTTGGATCTTTCACAGTCCATTTTCCATGCATTTTATCAAAATTCAAATACTCAAAAGCATAATAGCTCCTTCAATTCTAGCCACACACACTTCTAATTCCTTCTCAATTTGCTTACTCCAAAATCTTAAAACCGTCCAATCTTCTGAAACAAGAAAAGCATTCACTTCTTGATCTCTTTTTATATTTCTTTCAATTTTAGGAATCCAATAGTCACGATTGGATTTAATTCGCAATTGCTGCGTTTCCCAATCTTTTCCATGAAAAAATTCGCTGTCGACAAAAATCGCAAGTTTGTATTTAGCAAAAGTTATATCAGGCCGGCCAAACACTTTTTTATTATTCTTCCGATATCGATGCCCGAGATTCCATAAAGCTTGGGCAAGCCGTACCTCGCCCTTTGTTCCAGTGCTTTTTATGGCCTGCATATTCTTACTCCTTTGAGGAGGAGTTAAATTATCCATCTTAAGATTAAATTTGTTTCTGATAGATAAAGTTACATTATTTTTAAGGAAAGGAGATTTTATTTTGAAAACATCCAAAAACAAAAAAGCCTCTACATTTCTGTAAAGGCTTTCTGTTTCTAAATAAAAGTGGTCCCACCTGGGCTCGAACCAGGGACCACCTGATTATGAGTCAGGTGCTCTAACCAGCTGAGCTATAGGACCGGTTTAGAGGATGCAATATTACTACTATTTTTCATTCACTCCAAATATTTTAAGACATCATTTGAATTTAATTTTAAAACTTTTGTTGAATCCGAAAAACGAAATTGATTTTCAACATCTTATTTAAAAATTAAAATGACATTTTTTTATTTTATTTCTTGGCAAAGCTCCACTAAAACACCATTTGTGTTCTTTGGATGCAGAAAAACGACTAGTTTATTATCGGCTCCTTTCTTCGGAACTTCATTGATCAGTACAAAACCTTCCTTTTTCAATCGGGTGATTTCTGCTTCGATATCATCAACATCAAAAGCGATATGATGAATTCCTTCTCCTTTTTTTTCTAGAAATTTAGCAATCGGACTTTCGGGATTGGTCGCCACCAAAAGTTCGATCTTATTGTTTCCTGTCTGAAAAAAAGAAGTCAGCACTCCTTCGCTTTCTACGGCTTCCATTTTATAAGATGGAACGCCAAGCATTTTTTCGAACAAAACATTGGCGTCGTCAATGTTTTTTACTGCAATCCCGATATGTTCAATCTTATTTACCATCGTTTCAAATTTATTGATTCACATACGTATTAAAATAACCGCATTCCGCAATTACATCCTGATAATATTTAGTATCTGAATAGTCTTTTTTCAAAGCCTTGAATGAGTTCCAAGCTATAAAATTAACCTTATCATCTTGAATTTCCCAATAACTATTTATCGCGCTATATTTTTTGTTGTAATAATCATTACGTTCACATTTCGAAATCAGATACAAACATTTTGCTTTTTGTTCTTTGTTGGATGCCGCTTCAAAAGCTTTTTGATAATACATTTTTGAAACCGAATTATTAGTAATCATTTCTTTCATCGGATTTCTAAACGAATAAGGACTCGATCCGTAACCTACAATACTAATTTCGTAAAATGTTCTTCCGTTTCCAAAATGAGAGATATTATAAAATGCATTTCCAAGCAAAAGACTGTTGGTATAAACATCTTCTTTCTTTGCTAACTTATCCTGCATTTCTTTTATGGTTGTCAAGAAATCCATATAAGTGTATTTTCTTTTTTGATAAGCGACATGATCACAATCGTGGCAATCTTTAATGCTTCCGTTAAACGGATTTCCTAAAAACTTATAATATTGAACTGAGTCGGCTTGTTTCATAAACTCAATTGCCTCTGGGATTTTATTTTTGAAAGTAGCTTGAACTGCTTGAAAATTATTAATGTCTTTTAATTTCAAACTATAAATCCCAGCACCAATTTTCTCGATTTCGGTTTTATTCGATTTCTCCATAAAACTTTTCATAGCCAATAAATCTTTTTCATTATCATAAAATGTGTTTCCACTATTCCAATAACTATAAGGCGATTCACTAAACAATTCCGTCATTACAGGATTTGATTTTGATTTGTATAAAGCAGCCAAATAGTTTTTACTCCATTGCGAAGCATTTTGATAACGGAATTCACTTCCTTTATACGTTTTTGGCAATTCAAAATAAAGCCAGTTCAAATCGGCTAAAACGGTTTTGACATTACTATCATCCAATTTATCTATTTTGCTCATATTATTTACAAAACGAAGCAATCTGATTTGATAACGCGCCAACTCCGTTTTCGGAAGTGTTTTTTCTGCTTTAGTATAATTTTTATCTGCATTAGTATAATCTCCTTTTAAAGTCTGAAGATAACCAATCGCAATATCCCACAAATACGGTCTCTGCGTATTTCCTGCAGCCGAAATTTTAGCAATTAAATCTAAAGCACTATTATCAATTTTTGATTTGTTTTCAGTTTTGTTTTCGGCAATACTCTGTGGTCTTCTCGGCTGGTCTTGACTTCCATCCTTTTGAAACGAATTATTGATTTTTTGTTCTAATGAATTTACCAAACGAGTTCCTAAATAATTTAAATGCTCGCTTTTTGGATCTATTTCATAAATCTTTTCAATGGCTTGTTTTTCATCTTTATAATAACCGTGAATGGCCCAAAGCGCCGCTTTTTCATTATTATTTTTCGCCATTGCTAAAGCTTTTGTCCAATCGGATTCGTTTTTCGGTCGAAAACTATATGCTGTTACCACACGCAATTCTGGACATTTATCAAAAACCTGCGCATACAAATAATTCGAAACCGCATATTTTTTCTGCTTAAAATTGATTCCCGCTACATAAGCCAAAGCACGATAATACAAAGTATTTTTGGCAACAGAACTCTCTGTTTTATTAAAAAAGTCAATCGCTTTTTGTTTGTCATTGCTATAAAAACGAGCTTTCATGGTTAAAAACCAATATCTGTTTTTCAAGAAAGGATCAGACATCGTATTATATACATTTTCGATTGACTGAATCATTTTGGCATCCTTGAACGTTTTCTCCACAACTGGATCATAACTCCAATAATCTTGACCAATAGATACCGTTTCTATTTTTTGAGCCAAATACAAAAACTCGACAAAGTTTTTAATTTTATCATCTTTCAAATTGATCTTTTTTCCCCATTTTAGAGAGCTCTTATTCTCTTTCTTGGTTTTATAAAACACATGAAGATCTTCAATTTCTTCTTTGTTTTTGATTGTATTTTTATCATCAGAATAATAGCTTG
This portion of the Flavobacterium panacagri genome encodes:
- the mce gene encoding methylmalonyl-CoA epimerase, whose protein sequence is MVNKIEHIGIAVKNIDDANVLFEKMLGVPSYKMEAVESEGVLTSFFQTGNNKIELLVATNPESPIAKFLEKKGEGIHHIAFDVDDIEAEITRLKKEGFVLINEVPKKGADNKLVVFLHPKNTNGVLVELCQEIK
- the rpmF gene encoding 50S ribosomal protein L32, with the translated sequence MAHPKRKTSKTRRDKRRTHYKATVAQIATCPITGEAHLYHRAYWHEGKMYYRGQVVIDKSEAVA
- a CDS encoding YceD family protein codes for the protein MSKTKEFLIPFVGLKLGKHHFEYQINNDFFKNFDYEEFQSSDIKVKLLFEKKSTMLELEFKHKGTVNVPCDLTGEDFDLPIKGKMKLIVRFGDEFNNDNEELLILPHGEHEIDIAQYIYEMIALSVPQKRIHPGVKDGSLQTEALTKLNELSVKEQKEESNKEEDIDPRWEKLKKLLTDK
- a CDS encoding beta-ketoacyl-ACP synthase III, producing the protein MNTITAAITAVGAYVPDFVLTNKVLETMVDTNDEWITTRTGIKERRILKDADKGTSYLAIKAAQDLIAKANIDPLEIDMVIMATATPDMMVASTGVFVATEIGATNAFAYDLQAACSSFLYGMSTAAAYVQSGRYKKVLLIGADKMSSIVDYTDRATCIIFGDGAGAVLFEPNYEGLGLQDEYLRSDGVGRDFLKIPAGGSLIPPSEETVKNRQHNIMQDGKTVFKYAVTNMADASELILQRNNLTNQDVDFLVPHQANKRIIDATAGRLELDDSKVLVNIERYGNTTSGTLPLVLADFEHKLKKGDNVIFAAFGGGFTWGSIYLKWAYDKN
- a CDS encoding riboflavin synthase yields the protein MFTGIIETLGRIHEIQKDQNNLHITVDSSITHELKIDQSVSHNGICLTVVAIKDSLYTVTAIDETILKTNIGDWKVDDIVNLERGMKLGDRLDGHIVQGHVDQTGTCIKIEEANGSWNYTFEYNKDLNNITIEKGSITVNGVSLTVVNSKTNEFSVSIIPYTFEHTNFKDFKVGTKINLEFDVVGKYISRLYSINK
- the accC gene encoding acetyl-CoA carboxylase biotin carboxylase subunit — protein: MFKKILIANRGEIALRVIRTCKEMGIKTVAVYSTADAESLHVKFADEAVCIGPPPSNLSYLKMSNIIAAAEITNADAIHPGYGFLSENAKFSKICQEHGIKFIGAAPEMIDRMGDKASAKATMKAAGVPCVPGSDGLLESYEHAQKTAKEIGYPVMMKATAGGGGKGMRAIWKEEELLKAWESARQEAAAAFGNDGMYMEKLIEEPRHIEIQVVGDAYGKACHLSERDCSVQRRHQKLTEETPSPFMTDELRARMGEAAVKAAEFIKYEGAGTVEFLVDKHRNFYFMEMNTRIQVEHPITEQVIDYDLIREQIMVAAGIPISGKNYLPELHAIECRINAEDPYNDFRPSPGKITTLHMPGGHGVRLDTHVYSGYSIPPNYDSMIAKLITTAQSREEAISKMRRALDEFVIEGVKTTIPFHRQLMDDPKYIAGDYTTAFMDTFKMNNPE
- the pdxA gene encoding 4-hydroxythreonine-4-phosphate dehydrogenase PdxA, whose protein sequence is MNKKAENIIVGISVGDLNGIGSEVILKTFEDSRMLELCTPVIFANAKILSFVRKSFASTVQFHGVDKLEQVIPGKVNVLNLWREGVDINLGTNDPKIGEYAIKSFVAATKALKEGEIDVLVTAPINKYNIQSEDFKFPGHTDYLDQQLEGNALMMMVQDNLRVGLITDHVPLNEVASHLTEELITKKIETIRKSLIQDFSIVKPKIAVLGLNPHAGDGGVIGKEDDLVLKPTLKKIFDSGTMVFGPFPADGFFGSGQYEKYDAIVAMYHDQGLIPFKTLSFGKGVNYTAGLDKVRTSPDHGTAYDIAGKDMADYNSFKEAVYLAIDIFRSRNQYEEISQKPLKIKEKQL
- a CDS encoding very short patch repair endonuclease, with amino-acid sequence MDNLTPPQRSKNMQAIKSTGTKGEVRLAQALWNLGHRYRKNNKKVFGRPDITFAKYKLAIFVDSEFFHGKDWETQQLRIKSNRDYWIPKIERNIKRDQEVNAFLVSEDWTVLRFWSKQIEKELEVCVARIEGAIMLLSI
- the accB gene encoding acetyl-CoA carboxylase biotin carboxyl carrier protein, whose product is MDLKEIQNLIKFVANSGVAEVKLEMDDVKITIRTTLETNVTEATYVQQLPAQAALPQAQVPQVTAPTVVNVTPEAPAANDSKYITIKSPIIGTFYRKPSPDKPVFTEVGSTVSKGDVLCVIEAMKLFNEIESEVSGKIVKILVDDMSPVEFDQPLFLVDPS